Proteins from a genomic interval of Oceanispirochaeta crateris:
- a CDS encoding iron-containing alcohol dehydrogenase has product MNKTDEKYFKPAGTILYGRGMIAQLASELALLNVACPTVLTEVSLMKKALRAARQLAPGFVQSLELTSASPSEKSDFLILAGGRDLVMKYASDPRSKAIIPLSPSHLAEMDSAVTDYGVDFLVIDHLFIREGSVVDNFFRTYASAVTSGVARMPGPLNLPRAFSYSCRTRLYSGHESLENLPRILRDRGVFRPLILTDKGIVAAGLLNMVIEVLGSIEYELFDDIPADSSSRVVNDISSLHTRQNRDGLIALGGGSVLDTGKGVYLNVSLGADDLSEWAGSGRIPRLETPFFTIPTTSGTGSEVTKVAVIADDVLERKILYVSTNLQPDFAILDSRLTTSLPSFLTSITGMDALSHAVEAFTCLGKNPLSDQMAWTAIELIRDHLIPGVDDPQNREHRLQLAIASSLAGQAFSNSMVGMVHSIGHSVGALCHVPHGSCMSILLPYALEYNFTPIEPLLSDLLGALADPDILENTAAEDRAEMTIQIIRTMNHILREKTGGRHPERFSHLLNREGVPLVSKEQFPRIALTTMGDASIVYNPVDLGYEEILKVLEESY; this is encoded by the coding sequence ATGAATAAAACAGATGAAAAATATTTTAAACCGGCGGGAACCATCCTGTATGGCAGGGGTATGATCGCACAGCTTGCCTCCGAATTGGCTCTTCTGAACGTTGCCTGTCCCACTGTTCTCACAGAAGTGTCTCTCATGAAGAAGGCCCTCCGGGCCGCCCGTCAATTGGCTCCCGGTTTTGTTCAGTCTCTGGAGCTGACCTCGGCGTCTCCCAGTGAAAAATCCGATTTTCTGATCCTCGCAGGCGGGAGGGATTTGGTCATGAAATATGCCTCAGATCCCCGTTCCAAGGCAATCATTCCCTTAAGTCCCTCTCATTTAGCCGAAATGGACAGTGCTGTTACCGATTATGGAGTTGATTTTCTGGTCATAGACCACCTTTTTATTCGCGAAGGGTCAGTGGTCGATAATTTTTTCAGAACCTACGCCTCGGCTGTTACATCTGGAGTAGCCCGCATGCCAGGTCCCTTGAATCTGCCTCGGGCCTTCTCCTACAGCTGCCGTACCAGGCTCTACAGCGGTCATGAATCCCTGGAAAATCTTCCCCGTATCCTCCGGGATAGAGGAGTGTTCCGGCCGCTGATTCTCACAGATAAGGGGATCGTTGCTGCCGGTCTTTTGAACATGGTCATCGAGGTTCTGGGTTCCATCGAATATGAGTTGTTCGATGACATTCCCGCCGATTCCAGTTCCCGTGTGGTCAATGATATCTCTTCCTTGCATACCCGGCAGAACAGAGATGGCCTTATTGCATTGGGGGGAGGGTCGGTTTTAGATACGGGGAAGGGGGTGTACCTGAATGTGTCCCTGGGAGCAGACGACTTGAGTGAATGGGCCGGATCCGGCCGGATTCCCCGTTTAGAGACTCCGTTTTTTACCATACCAACCACTTCCGGGACAGGTTCGGAAGTAACAAAAGTGGCTGTCATAGCCGATGATGTGCTGGAGCGGAAAATCCTCTATGTTTCTACCAATCTGCAGCCGGATTTCGCCATTCTGGATAGCCGGCTCACGACCTCCTTACCTTCTTTTCTGACATCCATTACTGGTATGGATGCCCTGTCCCATGCGGTGGAAGCCTTTACCTGTCTTGGGAAAAATCCTCTGAGTGATCAAATGGCCTGGACCGCCATTGAGTTGATCCGGGATCATCTTATCCCCGGGGTGGATGATCCTCAGAATCGGGAACACAGGCTGCAGCTGGCCATTGCATCATCCTTGGCAGGGCAGGCCTTTTCCAACTCCATGGTGGGGATGGTTCATTCCATTGGCCACTCCGTGGGGGCTTTGTGTCATGTTCCCCACGGAAGCTGTATGTCTATCCTGTTGCCCTATGCTCTGGAATATAATTTTACGCCTATAGAACCACTTCTCTCGGATCTCCTGGGAGCATTGGCAGATCCTGATATCCTCGAAAATACAGCGGCGGAGGATAGGGCGGAGATGACGATTCAGATTATCAGAACCATGAATCATATCCTCCGGGAAAAAACAGGAGGTCGTCATCCGGAACGATTCAGTCATCTCCTGAACAGGGAGGGAGTCCCCCTTGTTTCAAAAGAGCAGTTCCCTCGGATTGCTCTGACCACCATGGGGGATGCATCCATCGTTTATAATCCGGTCGATCTGGGATATGAAGAGATTCTGAAGGTCTTAGAGGAGAGTTACTGA
- a CDS encoding aldehyde ferredoxin oxidoreductase family protein → MRVIKGTSNRYLDIDLTTETWSVYTVTTEDLTSYLGGKGLALKIFYDRFAKEELAGIDPFGPENIIIFSMGVMLSSGASCTGRFEVLTKSPQTGLIVGSSCGGYFGEACKTAGWDGVIISGRAEGPLCLRIAKDGVQFEPAHHLWGQGTHEVQESLELTPKEGAAVIGPAGENRVLYANICSGHRFAGRGGIGAVMGAKNLKAIVARGKEVKYEPVLQKQFSDTVRKAKKYILRNQMSHRMRLYGTNANTRPGIQHGFSPVRNFRDRFHPDTEQISGEAMAEKYTTRHSTCRHCSILCGHKGHYPDGVFRQIPEYETAGMFGSNIHNFDSDLIGRWNEVLNELGMDTISAGGTIAWAMEAGEKGLRETELQFGRTDNIEAVLRQIASGKGAEAELAKGSKILSEQYGGQEFAIHVKGIEIAAYDPRAAWGQGLSYAVHNKGGCHLGSYLIGLEQLMGYMPPHTTLGKADWVIFMEDIYSGVNSLQLCQFTIYGILTEPVIPKYLPRFLLKIATITLPKIAMSLMNWSLLSRFFWSITGIRMNKWQFLKAGERINKLERWMDVQMGLKAADDTLPARFLKEKETAYTGKNTVVPIEKMVTQYHRKRGYDSTGGPSDGDLQKIMDTSRGKSRSITVRPSGRFFKTLYCRIVLAVLGWFIPAVACRKKSVQEEVVTFPEGFSFSLGVWPCGPSVTFRRRGRGLKKSGKTERVDMRVSLKSIEAAWLLFSFQESTCQSEANGRLSVEGELPHTCTFIRFMDKVEILLLPRFIAEKAVKKWVPVK, encoded by the coding sequence ATGCGAGTCATTAAGGGGACATCCAACCGTTACCTGGACATTGATCTAACCACGGAAACCTGGTCTGTTTATACGGTGACCACAGAAGATCTGACATCTTATCTGGGAGGGAAGGGGCTGGCTCTTAAAATCTTTTATGACCGGTTTGCTAAAGAAGAGTTGGCAGGAATCGATCCTTTCGGCCCCGAAAATATAATCATCTTTTCCATGGGAGTCATGCTTTCATCCGGAGCGTCTTGTACGGGGCGTTTTGAAGTGCTGACAAAATCTCCTCAGACCGGTTTAATCGTGGGGTCCTCCTGCGGAGGATACTTCGGAGAGGCCTGCAAAACTGCCGGATGGGACGGTGTCATTATTTCCGGTAGGGCAGAGGGGCCACTTTGTCTGAGGATTGCCAAAGATGGTGTTCAATTCGAACCGGCCCATCATCTGTGGGGTCAGGGGACTCATGAAGTTCAAGAGTCATTGGAGCTGACACCCAAGGAGGGAGCCGCCGTCATCGGTCCCGCCGGTGAAAACCGGGTTCTATATGCCAACATTTGTTCTGGACATCGTTTTGCCGGGCGGGGTGGCATCGGGGCCGTCATGGGAGCCAAGAATCTCAAGGCCATTGTTGCCCGGGGCAAAGAAGTCAAGTATGAGCCGGTTCTTCAGAAACAGTTTTCAGACACAGTCCGCAAAGCCAAAAAATATATATTGCGGAATCAAATGAGTCATAGAATGAGACTCTACGGAACCAATGCCAATACCCGGCCTGGCATTCAGCATGGGTTTTCTCCCGTTCGGAACTTCAGAGACCGTTTTCATCCCGATACAGAACAAATCAGCGGAGAAGCTATGGCGGAAAAATACACAACCCGCCACTCCACCTGCCGTCACTGTTCCATCCTTTGCGGCCATAAGGGACATTATCCCGATGGTGTCTTCAGGCAGATTCCCGAATATGAAACAGCAGGAATGTTCGGCAGTAATATCCATAATTTTGACAGTGATCTTATTGGCCGGTGGAATGAGGTTCTGAATGAACTGGGAATGGATACCATTTCGGCTGGGGGGACCATAGCCTGGGCCATGGAAGCAGGAGAAAAGGGACTCAGAGAGACGGAACTCCAGTTTGGCAGGACCGACAATATCGAGGCGGTATTGCGCCAAATCGCCTCGGGGAAAGGAGCCGAGGCCGAACTGGCCAAGGGGTCTAAAATTCTGAGTGAGCAGTACGGCGGCCAGGAATTTGCCATTCATGTGAAAGGCATTGAGATTGCGGCCTATGATCCCAGAGCCGCCTGGGGGCAGGGGCTGAGCTATGCCGTGCATAACAAAGGCGGTTGTCATTTGGGGTCTTACCTGATTGGACTGGAGCAGCTCATGGGCTATATGCCTCCCCATACAACACTTGGAAAAGCAGACTGGGTTATTTTCATGGAAGACATATACAGTGGGGTCAACTCTCTGCAGCTCTGTCAGTTCACGATTTACGGAATCCTCACCGAACCGGTCATCCCCAAGTATCTTCCTCGATTCCTTTTGAAAATCGCTACCATCACCCTGCCGAAAATAGCCATGTCACTCATGAACTGGAGTCTTCTAAGTCGTTTCTTCTGGTCCATCACCGGCATCAGGATGAATAAGTGGCAATTCCTAAAGGCAGGTGAGCGGATCAATAAACTGGAACGCTGGATGGATGTTCAAATGGGGCTGAAGGCCGCTGATGATACTCTGCCTGCCAGGTTTCTAAAGGAAAAAGAAACGGCCTATACCGGTAAGAATACGGTGGTCCCTATTGAAAAAATGGTGACTCAGTACCATAGAAAACGTGGATATGATTCCACGGGAGGACCCAGTGATGGTGATCTTCAGAAAATTATGGATACTTCCCGCGGGAAAAGCCGCAGCATAACAGTCCGCCCTTCGGGGCGCTTCTTTAAGACATTGTATTGCCGAATCGTTCTGGCAGTACTGGGCTGGTTCATTCCTGCTGTTGCCTGCCGGAAAAAATCGGTTCAAGAAGAGGTCGTCACTTTCCCCGAAGGATTTTCCTTCAGTTTAGGAGTCTGGCCCTGCGGACCCTCTGTAACATTCCGCCGTAGAGGCAGGGGCCTTAAAAAGTCGGGGAAAACAGAAAGGGTGGATATGAGAGTCAGTTTAAAAAGTATAGAAGCTGCCTGGCTTCTCTTTTCCTTTCAGGAAAGTACCTGTCAGAGCGAGGCAAACGGGCGCTTGAGCGTAGAGGGAGAACTGCCCCATACCTGTACGTTTATCCGCTTTATGGATAAGGTCGAAATTCTCCTTTTGCCCCGTTTTATCGCCGAAAAAGCCGTTAAGAAGTGGGTGCCAGTCAAATGA